A genomic stretch from Chitinophaga agri includes:
- a CDS encoding DNA gyrase/topoisomerase IV subunit A, which yields MSDIDNTQPTDESLHNILHLGGMYENWFLDYASYVILERAVPSVEDGLKPVQRRILHAMKEMDDGRFNKVANVIGSTMQFHPHGDASIGDAIVNLGQKDLLIDTQGNWGDVRTGDDAAAPRYIEARLSKFALEVGFNAKTTQWQQSYDGRKNEPLALPMKFPLLLAQGAEGIAVGLSTKILPHNFIELLEASIKHLKGKKFEIFPDFPTGGMIDVANYNEGRRGGKVRVRAHIEEKDKKTLLIKDVPYGVTTTALMESIVKANDNGKIKIKKVVDNTAKDVEIEVQLAPGISPDITIDALYAFTDCEISISPNACVIIEDKPRFLTVTDLLKSSTEFTQGLLQKELEIRLSELQEKWHYTSLEKIFFEKGIYKELEQKHKDWEAVIVAIDKGFAPYKKNLKREITREDILKLTEKPVRRIYRLDINELNEQIKTIEADIKAVKHDLANIVDFTVAYYENLLKKYGKGRERVTEIKTFDTIQVQQVAIANAKIYVNRADGFIGTSLKKDEFVADCSDLDNIIVFRKDGKMIITKVADKVFVGKDIIHIDVFRKNDERTTYNMIYVDGKTGMSYAKRFNVTGITRDKEYDLTVKGEKNSKVHYFSANPNGEAEVVSIRLSPNCAARNKEFDLYFETIAIKGRNSQGNQVTKYPIRNVKFKEKGVSTLSGQKLWYDAEIGRLNTEERGVYIGSFDGDDKIFVAFKNGTYELTNFDLINRYDPNELVYIEKFNPEKVVSAIYFDADKKQFNAKRFRIETQTMNNKFLFIKEGAGNYLEMVTTHSEPVVLLKTGKKRNPDEEEVNLAEFVEITNYRTVGTRLTGEELISAELASEEEEPDESGTAQGQGELF from the coding sequence ATGAGCGACATCGATAATACACAACCGACAGACGAATCATTACATAACATCCTCCATCTGGGGGGCATGTATGAGAACTGGTTCCTCGATTACGCTTCCTACGTGATCCTGGAGCGTGCTGTACCCAGCGTGGAAGATGGTTTGAAACCCGTTCAGCGTCGTATCCTTCATGCGATGAAGGAAATGGACGACGGCCGTTTTAATAAGGTAGCCAACGTGATTGGTTCTACTATGCAGTTCCACCCACATGGAGACGCTTCTATCGGCGATGCGATCGTTAACCTGGGTCAAAAGGACCTGCTGATCGATACCCAGGGCAACTGGGGCGACGTACGTACTGGTGATGACGCAGCTGCTCCCCGTTATATTGAGGCGCGCCTGTCAAAATTTGCGCTGGAAGTGGGCTTTAACGCAAAAACCACCCAATGGCAGCAGAGTTACGACGGTCGTAAGAACGAACCGCTGGCACTGCCTATGAAGTTCCCTTTGCTGCTTGCGCAGGGCGCAGAAGGTATTGCCGTTGGTTTATCTACCAAAATATTACCGCACAACTTCATAGAACTGCTCGAAGCATCTATCAAACACCTGAAAGGAAAGAAATTCGAGATCTTCCCCGACTTCCCGACCGGTGGCATGATAGATGTGGCCAACTACAACGAAGGCCGCCGTGGTGGTAAGGTACGCGTGCGTGCACATATTGAAGAGAAAGACAAAAAGACCCTCCTGATCAAGGATGTACCCTATGGCGTGACGACTACCGCACTGATGGAGTCTATCGTAAAAGCCAATGACAATGGTAAGATCAAGATTAAAAAGGTGGTCGATAATACCGCTAAGGACGTAGAAATTGAAGTGCAGCTGGCGCCTGGTATCTCTCCGGATATCACCATCGATGCACTCTACGCATTCACCGATTGTGAGATCTCCATCTCTCCGAATGCCTGCGTGATCATCGAAGATAAACCACGCTTCCTCACCGTAACGGACCTGCTGAAGTCTTCTACTGAATTCACCCAGGGCTTGTTACAGAAGGAACTGGAGATCAGACTGAGCGAACTGCAGGAGAAATGGCACTACACCTCACTCGAAAAGATCTTCTTCGAAAAAGGTATCTATAAGGAACTTGAACAGAAACATAAAGACTGGGAAGCTGTGATCGTAGCGATCGATAAAGGCTTCGCTCCCTATAAGAAAAATCTGAAGAGAGAGATCACCCGTGAAGATATCCTGAAACTAACGGAGAAGCCGGTACGCCGTATCTACCGGCTCGATATCAACGAACTGAACGAACAGATCAAAACCATAGAAGCGGATATCAAAGCCGTAAAGCATGACCTGGCGAATATCGTTGACTTTACAGTTGCTTACTACGAGAACCTGTTGAAGAAATACGGTAAAGGCCGCGAACGTGTGACCGAAATCAAGACCTTCGATACCATCCAGGTACAGCAGGTGGCGATCGCCAATGCAAAGATCTACGTGAACAGGGCAGATGGCTTCATCGGTACTTCACTGAAGAAGGATGAATTTGTCGCCGACTGTTCTGACCTTGACAATATCATCGTATTCAGAAAAGACGGTAAGATGATCATTACCAAGGTCGCCGATAAAGTCTTTGTGGGTAAGGATATTATCCATATCGATGTATTCAGGAAGAATGATGAACGTACTACCTATAACATGATCTATGTGGATGGCAAGACGGGTATGAGCTATGCCAAACGCTTTAATGTAACCGGTATTACGCGTGATAAGGAATATGACCTGACCGTGAAAGGTGAGAAGAACTCCAAGGTGCATTACTTCTCTGCCAATCCGAATGGTGAAGCCGAAGTAGTAAGCATCCGCCTGAGTCCTAACTGTGCTGCCCGTAACAAGGAGTTTGACCTGTATTTCGAGACCATCGCTATCAAGGGCCGTAACTCCCAGGGTAACCAGGTAACGAAATACCCGATCCGTAACGTCAAGTTCAAAGAGAAGGGCGTATCTACCCTGTCAGGCCAGAAACTCTGGTACGACGCAGAGATCGGCCGTCTGAACACCGAAGAACGTGGTGTCTACATCGGTTCTTTCGATGGTGATGATAAGATCTTTGTAGCATTCAAAAATGGTACGTATGAACTGACCAACTTCGATCTGATCAACCGTTATGATCCAAATGAACTGGTATACATCGAAAAGTTCAATCCTGAGAAAGTAGTATCCGCTATCTACTTCGATGCTGACAAGAAACAGTTCAACGCTAAACGTTTCAGGATCGAAACGCAGACGATGAACAACAAGTTCCTGTTCATCAAGGAAGGTGCTGGTAACTACCTGGAAATGGTCACTACCCACTCCGAACCGGTAGTACTGCTCAAAACAGGTAAGAAACGTAATCCCGATGAAGAAGAAGTGAACCTGGCCGAGTTCGTGGAAATCACTAACTACAGAACGGTCGGCACACGCCTGACAGGCGAAGAACTGATCAGCGCAGAGCTGGCTTCTGAAGAAGAAGAACCTGATGAAAGCGGTACCGCACAGGGACAGGGAGAACTGTTCTGA
- a CDS encoding D-glycero-alpha-D-manno-heptose-1,7-bisphosphate 7-phosphatase — protein sequence MQIDASWTLFLDRDGVINNEIRNGYVLSWDMFRFQEGVLPALSKLAKQFSRIVLVTNQRCIGRGLLTTEGLEAIHAKMLEAITASGGRIDKIYYCPDIDSDSPCRKPNGGMAMQAKKDFPEIDFSKAVMVGNTLSDMQFGKNQGMTTVFIPSTKPELPFPHPQMDYRCNGLLEFSALIQ from the coding sequence ATGCAGATCGATGCTTCATGGACACTGTTCCTCGACAGAGACGGCGTGATCAACAATGAGATCAGGAACGGGTATGTACTGAGCTGGGATATGTTCCGTTTTCAGGAGGGTGTACTGCCGGCATTAAGCAAACTCGCGAAGCAGTTCAGCCGGATCGTACTGGTCACTAATCAACGCTGTATCGGCAGAGGACTGCTGACAACAGAAGGCCTGGAGGCCATCCATGCAAAAATGCTGGAAGCGATTACAGCCAGTGGCGGCAGGATAGATAAAATATACTATTGCCCGGATATTGACAGTGATAGCCCCTGCCGTAAGCCGAATGGTGGTATGGCGATGCAGGCGAAAAAAGATTTCCCGGAAATAGATTTCTCCAAAGCTGTTATGGTAGGTAATACCCTGAGTGATATGCAGTTCGGTAAGAACCAGGGCATGACCACCGTGTTCATCCCTTCTACCAAACCTGAACTGCCATTCCCTCATCCGCAGATGGATTACCGCTGTAACGGACTGCTGGAATTTTCTGCGCTCATACAATAA
- a CDS encoding WD40/YVTN/BNR-like repeat-containing protein, which yields MHNQKTTATVKVLPNKTLFFTLTFLLASFQVFAQLGYRVRVDSTIPVKSIRALSIISQDVAWAGGTEGKVGRMDSTGKWHWNSIPGYDTCDWRSLVAFNDQRALVLNAGEPAHILLTENGGESWKEVYTNTTKGIFFDGMAFKNAAEGMAIGDPVDGKFTIIRTKDSGKTWQADPASTSPAAKEGEAIFAASNTSLRILPDGQACFVTGGKHSRFIKGWDEWKAVNWDFTQGEPGKGAFSVAFADAVHGVAVGGDYTKDTVTTNNCLITKDGGKSWRKAVRPPAGYRSCVQHIQGDTYIATGTSGTDISNDGGLTWSRMIHAKFHVLASYRTFIWLAGSRKIGMMRM from the coding sequence ATGCATAATCAAAAAACAACAGCTACAGTGAAGGTTTTACCCAACAAAACACTTTTTTTTACCCTTACTTTTTTACTCGCCTCTTTTCAGGTCTTTGCCCAGCTCGGTTATCGCGTCCGGGTGGATAGTACGATACCGGTTAAAAGCATCCGGGCATTAAGCATTATCAGTCAGGACGTGGCCTGGGCCGGAGGTACCGAGGGTAAGGTAGGTCGCATGGACAGCACAGGAAAATGGCACTGGAACAGCATTCCGGGCTACGATACCTGTGACTGGCGTTCACTGGTGGCATTTAATGATCAGCGTGCGCTGGTCTTGAATGCAGGCGAGCCAGCACACATCCTGCTCACGGAAAACGGCGGTGAATCGTGGAAAGAAGTCTACACTAATACAACTAAAGGTATCTTCTTTGACGGAATGGCGTTTAAAAATGCGGCTGAAGGAATGGCCATAGGCGACCCGGTAGATGGGAAGTTCACCATCATTCGCACAAAAGACAGCGGTAAGACATGGCAGGCAGATCCGGCATCAACATCACCCGCTGCGAAAGAAGGCGAAGCCATCTTTGCAGCCAGCAATACCAGTTTACGTATACTTCCTGATGGACAGGCCTGTTTTGTTACAGGAGGAAAACACAGTCGCTTCATCAAAGGATGGGATGAATGGAAAGCTGTTAACTGGGACTTCACACAGGGCGAACCGGGTAAAGGTGCATTCTCTGTAGCCTTTGCAGATGCAGTACATGGCGTTGCCGTGGGAGGAGATTACACGAAAGATACTGTTACAACAAATAACTGCCTGATCACAAAAGATGGTGGAAAGAGCTGGCGAAAGGCCGTTCGGCCACCCGCAGGATACCGTTCATGTGTGCAACATATTCAGGGTGATACCTATATTGCTACCGGCACTTCCGGTACAGACATTTCCAATGATGGCGGGCTGACATGGAGCAGGATGATCCATGCGAAGTTTCATGTACTGGCGAGTTACCGGACATTTATCTGGCTGGCCGGTAGCAGGAAAATAGGCATGATGCGCATGTGA
- a CDS encoding DNA topoisomerase IV subunit B — translation MATTDKKDLSAAYTEDSIRSLDWREHIRLRPGMYIGKLGDGSSMDDGIYILLKEVADNCIDEHTMGFGKQIEIKVTEHNVTVRDYGRGIPLGKVVDVVSKINTGAKYDSKAFQKSVGLNGVGTKAVNALSTYFRVESYRDGRVKTAEFERGILVKEHKEANTNEPNGTFVTFTPDDTVFRNYRFIPEFLENQIWNYCFLNAGLTVSFNGKKYLSKNGLLDLLQRKTNEDELRYPIIHLKGEDIEVAVTHENQYGEEYYSFVNGQHTTQGGTHLAAFREAFVKTIRDFYKKDYDATDIRASICAAISIRVQEPVFESQTKTKLGSLTVFENGPSVKAFVLDFMSKHLDDFLHKNPATAEALKKRIEQSERERKELAGIKKLANERAKKANLHNRKLRDCRIHLNEEISGKDKNDLETKRLNTTIFITEGDSASGSITKSRNVETQAVFSLRGKPLNCFGLTKKIVYENEEFNLLQHALNIEEGLEGLRYNRIVVATDADVDGMHIRLLLLTFFLQFFPDLVKNGHLYILETPLFRVRNKQQTIYCYSDEERLKAIRKLGNKPEITRFKGLGEISPDEFANFINDDMKVEPVILSKDTHIQKLLEYYMGKNTQTRQEFIISNLRYEKDLVDVVVEEERK, via the coding sequence ATGGCTACTACGGATAAGAAAGATCTCTCTGCTGCCTATACCGAAGATTCGATCCGGTCACTCGACTGGCGTGAGCATATCCGCCTGCGTCCGGGTATGTATATTGGTAAGTTAGGCGACGGCTCAAGTATGGACGATGGTATCTATATACTGTTAAAGGAGGTTGCTGACAACTGTATTGACGAGCACACCATGGGCTTCGGCAAGCAGATCGAAATCAAGGTGACTGAACATAACGTGACGGTACGCGACTACGGTCGGGGCATTCCGTTGGGTAAGGTGGTGGATGTGGTAAGCAAGATCAACACCGGCGCCAAGTACGATAGTAAAGCTTTCCAGAAGTCTGTGGGGTTGAACGGTGTCGGTACCAAAGCAGTAAACGCTTTGTCCACTTATTTCAGAGTAGAATCCTATCGTGACGGACGTGTGAAAACGGCTGAATTTGAACGGGGTATCCTGGTCAAAGAACATAAGGAAGCTAATACCAATGAACCGAATGGTACCTTCGTTACCTTCACACCTGATGATACCGTTTTCCGTAACTACCGCTTTATTCCGGAGTTCCTGGAAAACCAGATCTGGAACTATTGCTTCCTGAACGCTGGTCTCACCGTAAGCTTTAACGGCAAGAAATATCTTTCTAAAAATGGGCTGTTAGACCTGCTGCAACGCAAAACTAACGAGGATGAGCTGCGTTATCCGATCATTCACCTGAAGGGAGAGGATATTGAAGTAGCTGTTACCCACGAAAACCAATACGGTGAAGAGTATTACTCTTTCGTAAACGGTCAGCATACTACCCAGGGCGGTACGCACCTGGCTGCGTTCCGTGAGGCATTTGTAAAGACAATCCGCGATTTCTATAAAAAAGACTACGACGCTACGGACATCCGTGCGTCTATCTGCGCTGCGATCTCTATCAGGGTACAGGAACCTGTATTCGAATCCCAGACCAAAACCAAGCTCGGCTCACTGACCGTATTTGAAAATGGTCCTTCAGTCAAGGCTTTCGTGCTGGACTTCATGTCCAAACACCTGGACGACTTCCTGCATAAAAATCCTGCTACCGCAGAGGCTTTAAAGAAACGTATTGAGCAGAGTGAACGTGAGCGTAAAGAACTGGCCGGTATTAAAAAACTGGCCAATGAAAGAGCGAAAAAGGCCAACCTGCACAACCGTAAACTGCGCGACTGCCGTATCCACCTGAACGAAGAGATCAGCGGAAAAGATAAGAACGATCTGGAAACCAAACGCCTCAACACGACGATCTTCATCACCGAAGGTGACTCTGCAAGTGGTTCCATCACCAAGTCCCGTAATGTGGAAACCCAGGCGGTATTCAGTCTCAGGGGTAAACCACTGAACTGCTTTGGTCTGACCAAAAAGATCGTATACGAAAACGAAGAATTCAATCTGCTCCAACACGCACTGAATATCGAAGAAGGACTGGAAGGCCTGCGCTACAACAGGATCGTCGTGGCAACTGATGCCGACGTAGACGGTATGCACATCCGCTTATTATTGCTTACCTTCTTCCTGCAGTTCTTCCCTGACCTCGTTAAAAATGGTCACCTGTATATCCTCGAAACGCCGCTGTTCCGCGTACGTAACAAGCAGCAGACTATCTACTGCTACAGCGACGAAGAACGTTTAAAGGCTATCAGGAAACTGGGCAATAAGCCAGAGATCACCCGATTCAAAGGTCTTGGTGAGATCTCTCCGGATGAATTTGCCAACTTCATTAATGATGACATGAAAGTGGAACCAGTCATCCTTTCCAAGGACACCCATATACAGAAATTGCTGGAATACTATATGGGTAAAAATACACAGACCCGACAGGAATTCATTATCAGCAACCTGCGTTATGAGAAAGACCTGGTAGACGTAGTAGTAGAAGAAGAGCGCAAATAA
- a CDS encoding DUF1835 domain-containing protein, producing MALLHIVFGEPSATALSAAFELDEQLKGDIVYFEDDLSVGPLFILDTKDGQTARKQWWMQLAGIQPQPVPELIPEALQQVPEPEEEKGDQVKLRQLKALLKGEPEQEVYIWAGQNARDVCGYYWLVSQLYDFQGRIHIIYLNNLPFLNEKGSVFYPTHLHQILAKEFLKAKKLARPVSLAEFEIDGDEWSRMMNENAGIRLLEGGKKIKGEPSAFYDKELVQQSTAEFQKASKVVGLVTGKLKYPVMDQFLGWRLKELIKQDKLESRGELKTIKDFEVKIPSGTTNA from the coding sequence ATGGCACTGCTACATATCGTTTTCGGTGAACCATCCGCTACTGCACTGAGTGCTGCTTTTGAGCTGGATGAACAACTGAAGGGAGACATCGTTTACTTCGAAGATGACCTCTCAGTAGGTCCTCTTTTTATCCTGGACACAAAGGATGGTCAGACCGCCCGCAAACAATGGTGGATGCAACTGGCAGGTATACAACCGCAGCCAGTGCCTGAACTCATACCTGAAGCCCTGCAACAGGTGCCTGAACCTGAAGAGGAAAAAGGGGATCAGGTAAAACTACGCCAGCTGAAAGCCCTGCTGAAGGGTGAACCGGAACAGGAAGTCTATATCTGGGCCGGACAGAATGCCAGAGATGTATGTGGGTACTACTGGCTGGTGAGTCAGCTATACGACTTCCAGGGACGTATCCATATTATCTATCTGAATAATCTTCCTTTCCTCAATGAAAAAGGAAGTGTGTTCTATCCTACTCACCTGCATCAGATCCTCGCAAAAGAATTTCTGAAAGCAAAGAAACTGGCCAGACCGGTTTCTCTCGCGGAATTTGAGATAGATGGTGATGAATGGAGCAGGATGATGAATGAAAACGCCGGTATCCGGCTACTGGAAGGTGGTAAAAAGATCAAGGGCGAGCCGTCGGCTTTCTATGATAAAGAACTCGTACAGCAAAGTACCGCAGAATTTCAGAAAGCATCGAAAGTGGTAGGCCTGGTAACCGGTAAGCTGAAGTACCCGGTAATGGACCAGTTCCTGGGATGGAGACTCAAAGAACTCATCAAACAGGACAAACTCGAGAGCAGGGGAGAGCTGAAAACGATTAAAGATTTTGAAGTAAAAATACCTTCCGGAACAACTAACGCCTAA
- a CDS encoding response regulator transcription factor produces MDIISVAIVEDNHDIRTAMELLINGSDGYACIGAFNNAETAVEQIPGLLPNVVLMDFNLPGGMNGIECIARLKGEYPDMHFMMLTVYEDDDKIFQALEAGASGYILKKTPPSELLSAIRDLHEGGSPMSSQIARRVVAYFQKQAKPNPALEALTSREKEILDQLSKGFLYKEIASNLFISIETVRRHVHNIYEKLHVRSRTDAVNKYYNR; encoded by the coding sequence ATGGACATCATTTCTGTGGCGATCGTTGAAGACAACCATGATATCCGTACAGCCATGGAATTGCTGATTAATGGCTCTGATGGGTATGCTTGTATTGGCGCTTTCAATAACGCGGAGACTGCAGTAGAGCAGATCCCTGGTTTATTGCCAAACGTAGTGCTGATGGATTTTAATCTTCCTGGCGGTATGAATGGGATTGAGTGTATAGCCCGTTTAAAAGGTGAGTACCCGGATATGCATTTCATGATGCTGACGGTATACGAGGATGATGATAAGATCTTCCAGGCACTGGAAGCCGGCGCAAGCGGTTATATCCTGAAAAAGACACCACCAAGCGAGCTGTTAAGCGCTATCAGGGACCTGCATGAAGGTGGTTCCCCTATGAGCTCACAGATTGCCCGTAGGGTAGTGGCCTATTTCCAGAAACAGGCGAAGCCTAACCCAGCACTGGAGGCATTGACTTCCAGGGAAAAAGAGATCCTCGACCAGCTGTCCAAAGGATTCCTATACAAGGAAATCGCCAGCAACCTATTTATCAGTATTGAAACCGTACGCCGGCACGTACATAATATTTACGAAAAACTGCACGTGAGAAGCCGTACCGATGCAGTTAACAAATATTATAACAGATAG
- a CDS encoding sensor histidine kinase produces MLRAQDKPYIFDSYGVNEGLSQNSVYDILEDNQGFMWIATHDGINRFDGYGFNEYRFNPSLQERAGQGKGNLVVRNNNGGRALINRFALKGYKGYSLYRNRRHQLMLTHNYGISVYDEYKNSFETVLEDTMYENNGERDNGNKFRILGEDSLTNSMWVWRPSKGIYILDDSTYAKKRVILYPKPMLQRGIAANAMYKDGNTIWMNFEPGELLAMNTKNLRLTTYCLPGITSHTVLKNLNSDSLIIACKGHLIIFNKKLNKYTDIPFDQRDPKDANFSPLCLELDQKGNIWIGGTDGIMIYNIRRNEIVTRIVSFNGSETRSWNVVTYLYRDAADNMWVGTDGDGIKKYSPNKKVFNLYSSPATTHNMVRAVYKHDDGKLYVGLLNDGLDIYEKGGKFLERIPGDNGKHIFPAKNLNAICREDFERLWFHFSDMHIGLFNVHTRKFEDLTKYVSALGLPPQEDMYPFLFKRTSGEVYFNYGRYLLQVMPGDRGGYKVAIVHEFPDEILTTYYEDLLGNKYVGTKVAAYVKRSGSANWEIITLPPGTIVKSISKRAGKELLLATSKGLFVLDDNNHRKKHYNSYDYPALINDYLYGVLLDEKDRIWVSHNKGLSQINPADDEITTYNYEDGLQSNEFNTGAFFKSVDGELFFGGIRGSNGFYPKDFKKNTSKPKVVIMRMEVLDKPYESDTALSLLRRIELPYNHNTIAIEFVPLEYTNPLKNKVQYKLDGADEDWVQAGAFRMARYTNLRPGTYTFNVRASNNDDILNSTPTTLEITIRIPFWQSLWFRFLLLLLLLGVAYYFSTLYLDYKIRHEKLKLEKEQAVDQERARISSDMHDDLGSGLSTIRLLSEIAKRKITDTSATKELERISEAAGELVDKMSEIIWAMNSSNDSLENLIAYMRSFAADFLEHAHITHQFYIPETIPNIKLSGGTRRNIYLAVKESLHNVVKHAQASEVVIQIEMHKNMTIMIKDNGKGFDQEKVRLFGNGLKNIQKRMQAVGGHADITSHHGTIVLLDIPLI; encoded by the coding sequence GTGTTGAGAGCACAGGATAAGCCTTACATTTTCGATTCTTATGGCGTTAATGAAGGATTATCTCAGAATTCTGTCTATGACATCCTGGAAGATAACCAGGGCTTTATGTGGATCGCTACACATGACGGCATAAACAGGTTCGACGGGTATGGTTTCAATGAATACAGGTTTAATCCTAGTTTACAGGAACGGGCCGGACAGGGGAAGGGAAACCTCGTAGTCCGCAATAACAACGGTGGACGTGCATTGATTAACCGATTTGCCCTCAAAGGGTATAAAGGCTACTCTCTTTACCGAAACAGAAGGCATCAGCTGATGCTCACCCATAACTATGGTATCAGCGTGTATGATGAGTACAAGAACTCTTTTGAGACGGTACTTGAAGACACGATGTATGAAAACAATGGTGAGCGCGATAATGGCAATAAGTTCAGGATATTAGGAGAGGATTCGCTTACTAACAGTATGTGGGTATGGCGCCCATCCAAAGGCATCTACATACTTGACGATTCCACGTATGCAAAGAAACGCGTTATCCTCTATCCTAAACCCATGTTACAACGGGGGATTGCCGCAAATGCCATGTATAAGGACGGTAATACGATCTGGATGAACTTCGAACCGGGTGAACTGCTGGCCATGAACACCAAAAACCTGCGGCTCACCACTTATTGTCTTCCCGGTATCACTTCTCATACCGTATTAAAGAATCTTAACAGCGATTCGCTCATCATTGCCTGTAAAGGCCATCTTATCATCTTCAATAAGAAACTCAACAAATACACAGATATACCATTCGATCAGCGTGATCCGAAGGATGCCAATTTCAGCCCATTATGCCTCGAACTGGACCAGAAAGGTAACATCTGGATCGGTGGCACTGACGGCATCATGATCTATAACATCAGACGTAATGAGATCGTAACACGTATCGTGAGTTTCAACGGTTCCGAAACCCGCTCATGGAACGTGGTCACCTATCTCTACCGTGATGCGGCTGATAATATGTGGGTTGGCACGGATGGGGATGGTATCAAAAAATATTCTCCGAATAAGAAGGTGTTTAATCTTTATAGTTCTCCTGCCACCACGCATAATATGGTCAGGGCCGTGTACAAGCATGATGACGGCAAACTCTATGTGGGCCTGCTTAACGACGGATTAGATATCTATGAGAAAGGAGGGAAGTTCCTCGAACGTATTCCTGGTGACAACGGCAAACATATCTTCCCTGCTAAAAATTTAAATGCGATCTGCAGAGAAGATTTTGAACGTCTGTGGTTCCATTTTTCAGACATGCACATTGGCCTGTTCAATGTACACACCCGCAAATTTGAAGACCTGACGAAGTACGTATCGGCACTGGGTTTGCCGCCGCAGGAGGACATGTATCCATTCCTGTTCAAACGTACCAGCGGAGAAGTATATTTCAACTATGGCCGCTATCTGTTACAGGTCATGCCAGGCGATCGTGGTGGCTATAAAGTAGCGATCGTTCATGAGTTCCCTGATGAGATACTCACCACTTATTATGAAGACCTGCTGGGCAATAAATATGTCGGCACCAAAGTCGCAGCATACGTGAAAAGGAGCGGTAGTGCCAACTGGGAGATCATTACATTGCCTCCGGGTACGATCGTAAAATCTATCAGCAAACGCGCCGGTAAAGAGTTATTATTAGCCACGTCCAAGGGACTCTTCGTGCTTGATGACAATAACCACCGTAAAAAACACTACAATAGTTATGACTATCCTGCGCTGATCAATGACTATCTTTATGGTGTGCTGCTGGACGAAAAAGACAGGATCTGGGTGAGCCACAATAAGGGTCTTTCACAGATCAATCCTGCTGATGATGAGATTACGACCTATAACTATGAAGATGGGTTACAATCAAATGAATTCAACACCGGGGCCTTCTTTAAGTCTGTAGACGGAGAGTTGTTCTTCGGTGGTATCCGCGGTAGTAACGGATTTTATCCTAAAGATTTTAAAAAGAACACTTCAAAACCCAAAGTGGTGATCATGCGTATGGAAGTGCTGGACAAACCGTATGAGTCCGATACTGCATTATCATTACTGAGAAGAATAGAATTGCCTTATAATCACAACACTATCGCTATTGAGTTCGTACCACTGGAATACACCAATCCGCTGAAGAACAAGGTACAATACAAACTGGACGGTGCAGATGAGGACTGGGTGCAGGCGGGGGCCTTCAGAATGGCACGTTACACCAATCTGCGACCCGGCACCTATACTTTCAACGTAAGAGCATCCAATAACGACGATATTTTAAATTCAACGCCTACCACACTGGAAATCACCATCCGTATTCCTTTCTGGCAGTCGCTCTGGTTCAGATTCCTGCTGTTGCTGCTGCTGTTGGGAGTCGCTTACTATTTCTCCACGCTCTACCTGGATTACAAGATCCGTCATGAGAAGCTGAAACTGGAGAAAGAACAGGCGGTAGATCAGGAGAGAGCGAGGATCTCCAGTGATATGCACGATGACCTGGGATCAGGGCTGTCAACGATCCGTTTGTTAAGTGAAATTGCGAAGCGTAAGATCACCGATACCTCAGCCACGAAGGAGCTGGAACGTATATCAGAGGCGGCGGGAGAGCTGGTAGACAAGATGAGTGAGATCATCTGGGCGATGAACTCTTCGAATGACTCACTGGAAAACCTGATCGCTTATATGCGTAGTTTCGCGGCCGATTTTCTGGAACACGCACACATCACCCACCAGTTCTATATTCCGGAAACTATCCCGAACATTAAACTAAGCGGTGGTACCAGGCGTAATATATACCTGGCAGTGAAGGAATCCTTACACAATGTGGTGAAACATGCCCAGGCATCAGAAGTAGTGATACAAATAGAGATGCACAAGAACATGACCATTATGATCAAAGACAATGGCAAAGGCTTTGATCAGGAGAAAGTGAGATTGTTCGGAAATGGTTTGAAGAACATTCAGAAGCGAATGCAGGCGGTCGGAGGTCATGCTGATATCACATCGCATCACGGTACGATAGTTTTGCTAGATATCCCGTTAATTTAA